The Ipomoea triloba cultivar NCNSP0323 chromosome 13, ASM357664v1 genomic interval CCGTCTCGACGGGCTCAGGCGGGTTTGGGAATCGGGAGTAAAATCATTTACCCAAGACATCTATAGAAGCTGGGCAAGGGACAAGAACAATGAATCCGAGGATGTGAAGCTGGAGATGAAGGAGTGGTTTGGGAAACTAATCATGGGTGTCACGATGCAGATGCTTTTGGGGCAGCAGTACGAGGAAGAAGGAAGGCGGAGTGTTGAGATGGTGAGGGGATTATTTGATCTGCTGGGGGTGCCTGTTGTGAGTGATTACCTGCCATGGCTAAGATGGTTGGACATTGGAGGACATGAGAAGGCCATGAAGGAGACggctaaaaagatggatagtgtAGTGGAAGGTTGGCTACAAGAGcataaaaggaaaagaaatacGAAATCTAAACAGGAAGAAGACTTCATGGATGGATTGCTGTCCAGTTTTCAGGATGAGGAAGATACTCCTAAAGATTTTGATGCTGACACAATTGTGAAAGCTACTTGCATGGTATGTGActattttattgtattgtaGTAAATAAATGAAGTATAGTCCGCCTATCACCCTTGATCTCcaatataaaatactatataCCATTTCTCTAATGAAGTCTTTTAAACTAATtgcaaactttttattttttaatttattaactagctaggtaaaaattaaatattgggtCCTCTAAAATTTGAGACCCACAGCCCAAAATCCAGCCAGATGCTTAGGCACCCACACAAAACTTTGGACCCAAATCAATTAATCTTGCTGTAATTatctaaatttaattttgtcttCATTTGTGTtattgtacaattttttttccagGCCGTGCTATTAGCTGCCACAGATACAACTACAATAACATTAACATGGGCACTCTCGTTAATATTGAACAATTACGGAGTGTTAGAGAAGATTCGAGCTGAGCTTGACATCAATGTTGGGAGGGAAAGGCATGTGAAACAATCTGACCTAAACAACTTGACTTATCTTCAAGCAGTTGTGAAAGAAACTTTGCGTTTATATCCTCCTAGTCCTCTCTTATTGCCCCATGAATCTATAGACGATTGCAATGTCAGTGGCTACTACATCCAAAAGGGTACACGCATATTGGTGAATGTTTCTAAGATTCATCGAGATTCAAGTTTTTGGCCGAATCCTAATGTGTTTAGGCCAGAAAGATTCTTGTGTGAACACAAAGAGATTGATGTTAGGGGCAATCATTTCGAGCTAATTCCGTTTGGCAACGGACGGAGAATGTGCCCGGAGATTTCTTTAGGATTACAAATTGTGGAGTTGACATTGGCTAGCCTTATTCATAGCTTTGACTTAAAAAGGATTTCAGATGAACCTATTGACATGACAGAGGGGATAGGGCTAACGAATATGAAGGCAACTCCACTCTATGCTCTCTTTACACCAAGCCTCCCTGCACATCTCTACAATTGAGTTGCTTAATTGTGGAAACCTAATTACTTTATTCCCTTTATGTAAGCATAAATTTGGTGTcctttgaaaatatataatgaaattgGTGCCAATCTAATGACATTCCTAAGGTAAGGAAGAATGGTCATGTCCATCATGAATCCATAAGAGATGGAGTAATATATAATCCTAAAACTTATGAGCTACTATACAGTTGAAGGTTAATCTCTAGATTATATTAATGCATTTATATTaccccttttcttttgcaatatAATATGTTGGTgataggattatatatataggctgTGTACATGCAATAACTAACATTATATTGGTGTGGATACTACGGGtcatttacttcatttttctgttttttcatTTCTAGTTTTCCATTCTTGCATTCttccagtttttcatttctcaatTTCTGGAACTTCAGGGTAAGATTTTACTGTTCATCCGTGtctttccat includes:
- the LOC116002277 gene encoding cytochrome P450 CYP82D47-like, with product MDFTLLAFVAALATTFLFLTFLYNLSFHNGSTRKPPEAGGAWPIIGHLHLLACPRPPFKILGDMADKYGPIFRIRLGAHQVLVVSDSRIAKECFTTNDKALAGRPKALATEIMGYNYAMFGLVPYGQYWRHVRKVVVLELLSNRRLDGLRRVWESGVKSFTQDIYRSWARDKNNESEDVKLEMKEWFGKLIMGVTMQMLLGQQYEEEGRRSVEMVRGLFDLLGVPVVSDYLPWLRWLDIGGHEKAMKETAKKMDSVVEGWLQEHKRKRNTKSKQEEDFMDGLLSSFQDEEDTPKDFDADTIVKATCMAVLLAATDTTTITLTWALSLILNNYGVLEKIRAELDINVGRERHVKQSDLNNLTYLQAVVKETLRLYPPSPLLLPHESIDDCNVSGYYIQKGTRILVNVSKIHRDSSFWPNPNVFRPERFLCEHKEIDVRGNHFELIPFGNGRRMCPEISLGLQIVELTLASLIHSFDLKRISDEPIDMTEGIGLTNMKATPLYALFTPSLPAHLYN